A stretch of the Photobacterium sp. CCB-ST2H9 genome encodes the following:
- a CDS encoding sporulation protein, protein MSLFHKTLASLGLGGARVDTVLETEVLLPGESLPVRIDVKGGKVDQAVDNIHLYLCCRYEDEMPVSRGDSERRMEKVKQTYTLAQWSLPEAFTLRAGEQRQFDCRFDLPVNTPITIGDSGVWLETHLDIPLALDPKDKDPLTIRPDPLLDAVFSALEQAGFRLLQVECEATDGFALPFVQVFEFVPVAGPYHGCWRELELITQVDGDYLKLWFAIDRRQRGVSGMLARLLGSGELKRQLAIPQTVSPAEAGERVLAYLEQIDDQ, encoded by the coding sequence ATGTCACTTTTTCATAAAACACTGGCCAGTCTGGGGTTAGGCGGTGCCAGAGTTGATACTGTACTGGAAACGGAAGTCCTGCTGCCCGGCGAGAGCCTGCCGGTGCGTATTGATGTGAAAGGTGGCAAAGTGGATCAGGCGGTAGATAACATTCATCTGTATTTGTGCTGCCGCTATGAGGACGAAATGCCGGTCAGCCGAGGCGACAGCGAACGCCGGATGGAAAAAGTGAAGCAGACCTATACTCTGGCGCAGTGGAGCCTTCCGGAGGCGTTCACGCTCCGGGCGGGAGAGCAGCGCCAGTTTGATTGCCGTTTTGATCTGCCCGTGAATACGCCGATCACCATTGGAGACTCCGGTGTCTGGCTGGAAACTCACCTGGATATTCCGCTGGCGCTGGATCCCAAGGACAAGGATCCGCTGACGATACGGCCGGACCCGCTGCTGGATGCCGTATTTTCTGCCCTTGAGCAGGCCGGATTCCGGCTGTTGCAGGTGGAATGTGAAGCCACAGATGGTTTCGCCCTGCCCTTTGTTCAGGTGTTTGAGTTTGTTCCGGTCGCCGGTCCTTATCACGGCTGCTGGCGGGAACTGGAACTGATCACTCAGGTTGACGGCGACTACCTGAAACTGTGGTTTGCCATCGATCGCCGTCAGCGCGGCGTCAGCGGGATGCTGGCCAGACTGCTTGGTAGCGGTGAGCTCAAGCGGCAGTTAGCAATCCCTCAGACGGTCAGTCCGGCGGAGGCCGGGGAACGGGTTCTCGCGTATCTGGAGCAGATTGACGATCAGTGA
- a CDS encoding YihD family protein: MAEHRITELLALLQPYWQQYPELNLAALLDQLAKEAGFVGPLNELSDDILIYQLKMCGEGQDSMIPGLAKDCETDFKTALLKARGVLK; encoded by the coding sequence ATGGCCGAACACCGCATCACAGAATTACTGGCACTGCTCCAGCCATACTGGCAGCAATACCCAGAACTGAATCTGGCCGCCTTACTGGATCAACTGGCCAAAGAAGCAGGTTTCGTAGGACCGCTGAATGAACTCAGCGACGACATCCTGATTTATCAACTGAAAATGTGCGGTGAAGGCCAGGACTCCATGATTCCGGGTCTGGCGAAAGACTGCGAAACCGATTTCAAAACGGCGCTGCTGAAAGCCAGAGGCGTGCTCAAATAA
- the ccoG gene encoding cytochrome c oxidase accessory protein CcoG, whose protein sequence is MSQERINIKDITPKEFNPKTHKGGDDRFNPSNRIYVRAMKGAYQQLRQRMGWLMMGLFLALPWITYNGRQGILLDIGRQQFNIFGTTFWPQDLTLLASLFMVAAFGLFFITTFLGRVWCGYMCPQTVWTFIYIWFEEKLEGPANKRRTQDGKSLTRELLVRKTLKHIAWLAVALISGLTFVGYFLPIRELFADFFTFNASFLAAFWVLFFTFCTYGNAGWMRSIVCIHMCPYARFQSAMFDKDTYIVGYDAARGENRGPRSRKKDPKELGLGDCIDCNLCVQVCPTGIDIRDGLQYECINCGACVDACNQTMDKMGYPRDLISYTTEHKLEGHKTKVMRPKLIGYGVVMLAMFGLMAYLIATVQPMGLDVIRDRNQLFRINTAGLVENTYTLKILNKTQQDATYNLSVEGLEGVEWYGPKQVHVEAGEIFTLPISLGVDPYELARPIVDIRFVMEQQDDDDVNRLVTDSRFIGELR, encoded by the coding sequence ATGAGCCAAGAGAGAATTAACATCAAGGATATCACTCCCAAGGAGTTTAATCCGAAAACCCATAAAGGCGGGGACGACCGCTTTAACCCAAGCAACCGCATTTATGTGCGGGCCATGAAAGGAGCTTACCAGCAACTGCGTCAGCGGATGGGCTGGCTGATGATGGGCCTGTTTCTGGCACTGCCCTGGATCACTTACAACGGACGGCAGGGCATCCTGCTCGATATCGGCCGCCAGCAATTCAACATCTTCGGAACCACTTTCTGGCCACAGGATCTGACGCTGCTCGCCAGCCTGTTTATGGTTGCAGCTTTCGGACTGTTTTTTATCACCACCTTTTTAGGCCGCGTCTGGTGTGGCTATATGTGTCCGCAAACGGTCTGGACCTTTATCTACATCTGGTTCGAAGAAAAACTGGAAGGCCCGGCCAACAAACGCCGGACTCAGGACGGTAAATCGCTGACCCGGGAACTGTTGGTGCGCAAGACTCTCAAGCACATTGCCTGGCTGGCGGTCGCACTGATCAGCGGTCTGACTTTCGTCGGTTACTTCCTGCCGATCCGAGAGCTGTTTGCCGATTTCTTTACCTTCAATGCCAGCTTCCTGGCTGCCTTCTGGGTCCTGTTTTTCACCTTCTGTACCTACGGCAACGCCGGCTGGATGCGTTCGATTGTCTGTATCCACATGTGTCCGTATGCCCGTTTCCAGTCGGCCATGTTCGATAAAGACACCTACATTGTCGGCTACGACGCAGCACGCGGTGAGAACCGGGGTCCGCGCTCACGCAAAAAAGATCCCAAAGAACTGGGGCTGGGCGACTGTATCGACTGTAACCTCTGTGTCCAGGTCTGCCCGACCGGAATCGACATCCGTGACGGCCTGCAATATGAATGCATCAACTGCGGTGCCTGCGTCGATGCCTGTAATCAGACCATGGACAAAATGGGCTATCCGCGCGACCTGATCAGCTACACCACAGAGCACAAGCTTGAAGGCCATAAAACCAAAGTGATGCGACCCAAACTGATAGGCTATGGCGTGGTCATGCTGGCGATGTTTGGTCTGATGGCCTATCTGATTGCGACCGTGCAGCCGATGGGGCTGGATGTGATCCGTGACCGGAATCAGCTGTTCCGGATCAATACGGCAGGGCTGGTGGAGAATACTTACACCCTGAAAATCCTCAACAAAACACAGCAGGATGCAACCTATAACCTGAGTGTTGAGGGGCTGGAAGGCGTCGAATGGTATGGCCCGAAACAGGTTCATGTGGAAGCGGGTGAAATCTTTACCCTGCCGATCAGCCTGGGAGTCGACCCTTATGAGCTGGCTCGTCCGATTGTCGACATCCGCTTTGTGATGGAACAGCAGGACGACGACGACGTGAACCGCTTAGTCACCGACAGCCGGTTTATCGGTGAGCTGCGATAA
- a CDS encoding serine/threonine protein kinase: protein MTALDDFSFADLTPDQLLNALESIGVYAASGLLPLNSYENRVYQFTDDENRRFVVKFYRPQRWTDAQIQEEHDFAAELAEQEIPLAAPLMMYGNTLHHFEQHRFALFPSLGGRQFEVDNFDQIEQVGRFLGRIHKAGQQRTFIHRPTIGLDEYLLQPRSVLAQSGFIPAHLEDAFFQDLDRLIAALTERWHNNWQPLRIHGDCHPGNILWRDGPLFVDLDDARNGPAVQDLWMLLNGDRADQLAQLDTLLEAYGEFADFDPRELQLIEPLRGLRMVHYMAWLAKRWQDPAFPRAFPWFADAKYWEGQVLAIKEQLAALDEPPLQLMPQW from the coding sequence ATGACAGCACTAGATGATTTCAGCTTTGCCGACCTGACCCCGGATCAGCTGCTCAATGCACTGGAAAGCATCGGCGTCTATGCCGCCTCCGGGCTGTTGCCGCTGAACAGTTATGAAAACCGGGTGTACCAGTTTACCGACGATGAAAACCGCCGTTTTGTGGTGAAATTCTATCGGCCACAGCGCTGGACAGATGCGCAGATCCAGGAAGAGCACGATTTTGCCGCCGAGCTGGCCGAGCAGGAAATCCCGCTTGCCGCACCGCTGATGATGTACGGCAATACACTGCACCACTTCGAGCAACACCGGTTCGCGCTTTTCCCGAGTCTGGGCGGACGTCAGTTTGAGGTCGATAATTTTGACCAGATTGAACAGGTCGGTCGTTTCCTGGGCCGGATCCACAAGGCAGGTCAGCAACGGACTTTTATCCACCGCCCGACAATCGGTCTGGATGAATACCTCCTACAGCCCCGGAGCGTACTGGCACAGTCCGGCTTTATTCCGGCGCATCTGGAAGATGCATTTTTTCAGGATCTCGATCGCCTGATTGCCGCACTCACTGAAAGATGGCACAACAACTGGCAGCCACTAAGGATCCACGGAGACTGCCATCCGGGTAACATTTTATGGAGAGACGGCCCGCTATTTGTCGATCTGGACGATGCCCGAAACGGCCCTGCCGTTCAGGACTTGTGGATGCTGCTCAACGGCGACCGCGCCGATCAGCTGGCCCAGCTCGATACTCTGCTCGAAGCTTACGGAGAATTTGCCGATTTTGATCCCCGTGAATTGCAACTTATTGAACCATTACGTGGTCTCAGAATGGTGCATTACATGGCATGGTTAGCAAAACGCTGGCAGGATCCGGCCTTCCCGCGTGCATTCCCCTGGTTTGCTGATGCAAAATACTGGGAAGGGCAAGTCCTTGCCATCAAAGAACAACTGGCAGCCCTCGACGAGCCGCCACTGCAGCTGATGCCCCAATGGTGA
- a CDS encoding thiol:disulfide interchange protein DsbA/DsbL: protein MFKQLFALATAALLSFSAYATQFTEGDYYQVLEQPKSSNQVVTEYFSFYCPHCYNFEPLIQQLKTKLPDNAKFQKNHVSFMGGNMGTSMSKAYATSVVLDIEDKMIPVLFSQIHKLNKAPRNDEELRQIFLDNGVKAEDFDGAFNSFAVNSMVNRYNKGFRDSGLTGVPSVIVNNKYLVKTDKVKSADEYFELINFLLKK from the coding sequence ATGTTTAAACAACTTTTCGCACTGGCAACCGCAGCGCTACTGTCTTTTTCGGCTTATGCCACCCAGTTTACCGAAGGCGACTACTATCAGGTACTGGAACAACCAAAATCTTCCAATCAGGTGGTCACTGAGTATTTCTCGTTTTACTGCCCGCACTGCTACAACTTCGAACCCCTGATCCAGCAGCTGAAAACCAAACTTCCGGACAATGCCAAGTTCCAGAAAAACCATGTGTCCTTCATGGGCGGTAACATGGGTACTTCCATGAGCAAGGCTTATGCAACCTCCGTGGTCCTGGATATTGAAGACAAGATGATCCCGGTTCTGTTCAGCCAGATCCACAAGCTGAATAAAGCACCGCGTAACGACGAAGAACTGCGTCAAATCTTCCTGGACAACGGTGTCAAAGCTGAGGATTTCGATGGTGCCTTCAACAGCTTTGCTGTGAACTCGATGGTCAATCGTTACAACAAAGGCTTCCGTGACAGTGGCCTGACCGGCGTCCCATCGGTTATCGTCAACAATAAATACCTGGTAAAAACCGACAAAGTGAAATCAGCCGATGAGTACTTCGAGCTCATCAACTTCCTGCTGAAAAAATAA
- a CDS encoding YifB family Mg chelatase-like AAA ATPase, whose protein sequence is MTLAIVHSRACVGVDAPAVTVEVHLSNGLPAVNLVGLPETTVKEARDRVRSAIVNANFEFPARRITVNLAPADLPKEGGRFDLPIALGILAASGQIPDSKLHDHEFLGELALSGELRPVKGALPAALAAKEANRCLVLPDANGDQAALVGRDRHKSAASLLAVCAYLCGQESLSLHCREPGQREQVNHGRDMQDIIGQQQGKRALEIAAAGGHNLLFVGPPGTGKTMLASRLCDLLPEMAVEEALETAAITSLTAQSLHAGNWRNRPFRAPHHSSSMAALVGGGSIPRPGEISLAHNGILFLDEMPEFERKVLDSLREPLESGEIVISRASSKTTFPARFQLIGALNPSPTGYYEGSQARTNPQAILRYLGRLSGPLLDRFDMSIEIPALPRGTLAQGGDRGEATPVIKERVAEARSRMHHRSGKINALLGTRELDKHCALAKVDAEFLETALHQLGLSIRAYHRIIKVARTIADLAGKPDIERAHLAEALGYRAMDRLLKQLTSQVV, encoded by the coding sequence ATGACGCTGGCAATCGTGCACAGTAGGGCTTGTGTCGGAGTTGATGCTCCGGCTGTTACCGTTGAAGTTCACCTCAGTAATGGTCTGCCTGCGGTGAATCTGGTTGGGCTGCCGGAGACGACGGTGAAGGAAGCGAGAGACCGGGTCAGAAGTGCCATCGTGAATGCCAATTTCGAATTTCCGGCCCGGCGGATTACGGTCAATCTGGCGCCCGCGGACTTGCCGAAAGAAGGCGGTCGGTTTGATCTGCCCATCGCTTTGGGTATTCTTGCAGCTTCCGGGCAGATTCCTGATAGTAAGCTGCACGATCATGAGTTTTTAGGGGAATTGGCGCTTTCCGGTGAACTGCGGCCAGTGAAAGGCGCCCTGCCCGCCGCACTGGCGGCCAAAGAGGCCAACCGTTGTCTGGTTTTGCCGGATGCCAATGGGGATCAGGCCGCGCTGGTGGGCCGCGACAGACACAAATCAGCCGCCAGTTTGCTGGCGGTCTGCGCTTATCTGTGTGGACAGGAGTCCTTGTCGCTGCATTGCCGGGAACCGGGACAGCGCGAGCAGGTAAATCACGGCCGGGACATGCAGGACATTATCGGTCAGCAGCAGGGAAAACGGGCGCTGGAAATTGCAGCTGCAGGCGGTCACAACCTGCTGTTTGTCGGCCCGCCCGGCACCGGTAAGACGATGCTGGCCTCGCGGCTGTGCGATCTGCTGCCCGAGATGGCTGTTGAGGAAGCACTGGAAACCGCTGCCATTACTTCTCTGACCGCTCAGTCGCTCCATGCCGGTAACTGGCGCAATCGTCCGTTTCGGGCACCGCATCATTCCAGTTCAATGGCAGCACTGGTCGGTGGCGGTTCGATCCCCCGCCCCGGTGAAATCTCGCTGGCTCATAACGGCATTTTGTTTTTAGATGAAATGCCGGAGTTTGAGCGGAAAGTGCTGGATTCTTTACGGGAACCGCTTGAATCTGGCGAGATCGTGATTTCTCGTGCCAGCAGCAAAACCACCTTTCCGGCACGGTTTCAGCTCATCGGGGCACTTAATCCCAGTCCGACCGGTTACTACGAAGGCAGCCAGGCGCGCACTAATCCTCAGGCGATATTGCGCTATTTGGGACGACTCTCCGGCCCTTTGCTGGACCGGTTTGATATGTCGATTGAAATACCAGCCCTGCCCCGGGGAACACTGGCGCAGGGCGGCGATCGAGGCGAAGCCACGCCTGTGATTAAGGAAAGAGTGGCTGAGGCACGCAGTCGGATGCATCACCGCAGTGGTAAGATCAATGCCCTTCTGGGAACCCGTGAGCTGGATAAACACTGTGCCCTGGCCAAAGTTGATGCGGAATTCCTCGAAACTGCCCTGCATCAACTCGGGCTGTCGATTCGCGCCTATCACCGGATTATTAAAGTTGCCCGCACTATCGCCGACTTGGCCGGTAAGCCTGACATTGAAAGGGCGCATCTGGCTGAGGCATTAGGCTACCGCGCCATGGATCGATTGCTGAAGCAATTGACGAGTCAGGTGGTGTGA
- the ilvG gene encoding acetolactate synthase 2 catalytic subunit — protein MTGAELVVEALKQQGVSTVFGYPGGAIMPIYDALYDGGLRHVLCRHEQGAAMAAIGYARASNTLGVCLATSGPGATNLITGLADAMLDSIPLVAITGQVASPMIGTDAFQEVDVLGMSLSCTKHSYLVTDPSELPAVLNEAFEIAQSGRPGPVLVDIAKDVQLTAIDHPLAPLHEAPALPATDPEQFALAQQLLADSQRPILYVGGGVQLAGAVDQVRDFLATTQMPAVSTLKGLGVVDKDYPYHLGMLGMHGTKAANLAVQESDLLIAVGARFDDRVTGKLDTFAPHAKVIHLDIDPAELGKLRRAHAALRCDISTVLPQLARPMSLVPWQQHITSLMSENGWRYDHPGERIYAPLLLKQLSDTMDDRTVISTDVGQHQMWVAQHVAHRQPHNLLTSAGLGTMGFGLPAAIGAKLSRPDDQVVLVSGDGSFMMNVQELGTIRRLGLPVKIILLDNQRLGMVRQWQELFFDGRYSETILSDNPDFVTLASAFGIPGQTITRKEEVGPALETLLASETAYLLHVAISEADNVWPLVPPGGANHDMMEEPQ, from the coding sequence ATGACAGGCGCAGAGTTAGTAGTAGAAGCCTTGAAGCAACAAGGGGTGAGCACCGTATTCGGATATCCGGGCGGCGCAATCATGCCCATCTATGATGCCTTGTACGACGGCGGACTCCGGCATGTTCTGTGTCGCCACGAACAGGGAGCCGCCATGGCCGCCATCGGCTATGCCAGAGCCAGCAACACCCTTGGTGTCTGCCTGGCGACCTCAGGACCGGGCGCTACCAACCTGATCACCGGACTGGCTGATGCCATGCTCGATTCCATACCGCTGGTTGCCATTACCGGTCAGGTCGCCAGCCCGATGATCGGCACCGATGCCTTTCAGGAAGTGGATGTACTGGGCATGTCACTGTCATGCACCAAACACAGCTATCTGGTCACAGATCCGAGCGAGCTGCCAGCTGTGCTGAATGAAGCCTTTGAAATCGCCCAGAGCGGTCGGCCGGGTCCGGTGCTGGTCGATATCGCCAAAGACGTCCAGCTGACTGCAATTGACCATCCGCTGGCACCGCTGCACGAAGCGCCGGCCTTACCTGCCACCGATCCGGAACAGTTTGCACTGGCACAGCAATTGTTAGCCGACAGCCAGCGCCCAATCCTTTATGTCGGCGGCGGCGTCCAACTGGCGGGTGCAGTCGATCAGGTCCGCGATTTCCTCGCCACCACACAGATGCCGGCGGTATCGACCCTGAAAGGCCTGGGCGTTGTCGACAAAGATTATCCCTATCATCTGGGCATGCTGGGTATGCACGGCACCAAAGCCGCGAATCTGGCGGTCCAGGAATCTGATCTGCTGATTGCGGTCGGTGCCCGCTTTGACGACCGGGTAACCGGCAAGCTGGATACCTTCGCGCCCCATGCCAAAGTGATTCATCTGGATATCGATCCGGCCGAACTGGGCAAACTGCGCCGTGCCCATGCCGCCCTGCGTTGCGATATCAGCACAGTACTGCCCCAGCTGGCCCGCCCGATGTCACTGGTACCATGGCAACAGCACATCACCAGTCTGATGTCAGAAAACGGCTGGCGCTATGACCATCCGGGCGAGCGGATCTACGCGCCGCTGCTGCTGAAACAGCTGTCAGACACGATGGACGACCGGACAGTGATCAGTACGGATGTCGGCCAGCATCAGATGTGGGTCGCGCAGCATGTTGCCCATCGCCAGCCCCACAACCTGCTGACCTCTGCCGGTCTCGGCACCATGGGCTTCGGTCTGCCGGCGGCCATCGGCGCCAAACTGTCCCGCCCGGATGATCAGGTGGTGCTGGTCTCCGGCGACGGCTCTTTCATGATGAATGTGCAGGAGCTGGGCACCATCCGCCGTCTGGGCCTGCCGGTGAAAATTATCCTGCTGGACAACCAGCGTCTGGGCATGGTCCGCCAGTGGCAGGAACTGTTTTTCGATGGCCGCTACAGCGAAACCATTCTGTCCGATAACCCGGATTTCGTCACCCTGGCCAGTGCCTTCGGCATCCCGGGCCAGACCATTACGCGCAAGGAAGAAGTTGGTCCGGCGCTGGAGACCCTGCTGGCAAGCGAAACAGCCTATCTGCTGCACGTTGCCATTTCTGAAGCTGATAACGTCTGGCCACTGGTTCCCCCCGGTGGTGCCAACCACGACATGATGGAGGAACCACAATGA
- the ilvM gene encoding acetolactate synthase 2 small subunit, translating to MTQHTLTIQAASRPELLERVLRITRHRGFMVKQFSMAHSEDYKSVDIEVTVDSERPILALYNQLDKLWDVTGVTILEQQQKQQISA from the coding sequence ATGACTCAGCATACTTTAACGATCCAAGCTGCCAGCCGTCCTGAACTCCTGGAACGTGTTCTCCGGATCACACGCCACCGCGGATTCATGGTAAAACAGTTTTCAATGGCGCATAGTGAAGACTATAAGTCCGTCGACATTGAAGTCACGGTCGATAGTGAGCGTCCCATCCTTGCCCTCTACAATCAGTTGGACAAATTGTGGGATGTCACCGGCGTTACTATTTTAGAGCAGCAACAAAAACAACAAATCAGCGCATAA
- a CDS encoding branched-chain amino acid transaminase, which translates to MANTADYIWFNGEMVPWQDAKVHVLTHALHYGTSVFEGIRCYDTPKGPIVFRHREHMERLKDSAKIYRFPIPYTVDELMEACRETLRANKLTSAYIRPLGYVPNVGLGVCPPNGTEMDLIIAAFSWGAYLGEEALANGVDAMVSSWNRAAPNTIPTAAKAGGNYLSSLLVGGEARRHGYAEGIALDVRGYLSEGAGENIFVIRNGVISTPPATSAILPGITRDAIVTLATEMGYEIREENIAREALYLADEIFMTGTAAEIVPVRSVDQITVGEGKRGPITEKVQSAFFGLFNGQTEDKWGWLDPVYPAEK; encoded by the coding sequence ATGGCAAACACAGCAGATTACATCTGGTTCAACGGCGAAATGGTTCCTTGGCAGGACGCGAAAGTTCACGTGCTGACCCACGCTCTGCATTACGGCACTTCCGTTTTTGAAGGCATCCGTTGCTATGACACCCCGAAAGGTCCGATCGTCTTCCGTCATCGTGAGCACATGGAGCGCCTGAAAGATTCAGCCAAAATCTACCGCTTTCCGATCCCGTATACCGTGGATGAACTGATGGAAGCCTGCCGCGAGACCCTGCGAGCCAACAAACTGACTTCTGCTTACATTCGCCCGCTGGGCTATGTCCCGAATGTCGGTCTTGGCGTTTGCCCGCCAAACGGCACCGAAATGGACCTGATTATTGCAGCCTTCTCCTGGGGTGCGTATCTGGGCGAAGAAGCCCTGGCGAACGGGGTGGACGCCATGGTGTCCAGCTGGAACCGCGCGGCACCCAATACCATTCCGACAGCAGCCAAAGCTGGCGGGAATTACCTGTCTTCACTGCTGGTGGGAGGGGAAGCCCGTCGTCACGGCTATGCAGAAGGCATCGCGCTCGATGTGCGCGGTTACCTCTCCGAAGGAGCCGGTGAGAACATCTTCGTCATCCGCAACGGTGTGATTTCCACGCCACCGGCCACCAGCGCCATTCTGCCGGGTATCACCCGCGATGCGATCGTGACCCTGGCAACCGAAATGGGCTACGAAATCCGCGAGGAAAACATTGCCCGTGAAGCCCTGTATCTGGCCGATGAAATCTTCATGACCGGTACCGCCGCTGAAATCGTTCCGGTTCGCAGTGTGGATCAGATCACCGTGGGTGAGGGCAAACGCGGCCCGATCACCGAGAAAGTCCAGTCGGCATTCTTCGGCCTGTTCAACGGCCAGACCGAAGACAAATGGGGCTGGCTGGATCCGGTCTACCCGGCCGAAAAATAA
- the ilvD gene encoding dihydroxy-acid dehydratase, with protein MPKYRSATTTHGRNMAGARALWRATGVKDEDFGKPIIAVVNSFTQFVPGHVHLKDLGQLVAAEIEKAGGIAKEFNTIAVDDGIAMGHGGMLYSLPSRELIADSVEYMVNAHCADAMVCISNCDKITPGMLMASMRLNIPVIFVSGGPMEAGKTKLSDQILKLDLVDAMIQGADPKVSDEQSEQIERSACPTCGSCSGMFTANSMNCLTEALGLSQPGNGSCLATHADRKELFLTAGQRIVTLTKRYYEQDDASVLPRNIANKQAFENAMALDIAMGGSTNTVLHLLAAAQEGEIDFTMEDIDRMSRKVPHLCKVAPSTQKYHMEDVHRAGGVYGILGELDRAGLLHNDVPNVLGMTLAEALTQYDIKQTDSEAVQSFFRAGPAGIRTTQAFSQDCRWDSLDDDRENGCIRSKEHAFSQDGGLAVLSGNMAIDGCIVKTAGVDESCLTFEGPAVVFESQETAVEGILGGKVKAGDVVIIRYEGPKGGPGMQEMLYPTTYLKSMGLGKDCALITDGRFSGGTSGLSIGHVSPEAANGGTIGLIEDGDRVAIDIPNRSIELKVDNATLAKRRAAADARGWKPVDRQRTVSFALRAYANLATSADKGAVRDKSKLEG; from the coding sequence ATGCCTAAGTACCGCTCCGCCACCACCACCCACGGCCGAAATATGGCCGGTGCCCGCGCCCTGTGGCGTGCCACCGGAGTCAAAGATGAAGATTTTGGCAAACCCATCATCGCCGTTGTTAACTCCTTTACCCAGTTTGTACCGGGCCACGTGCACCTCAAAGATCTCGGCCAGCTGGTTGCAGCCGAAATCGAAAAAGCCGGTGGGATTGCCAAAGAATTCAACACTATTGCCGTCGACGACGGTATCGCAATGGGCCACGGCGGCATGCTGTATTCCCTGCCGTCCCGCGAGCTGATTGCCGACTCGGTCGAATACATGGTCAACGCCCATTGTGCCGATGCCATGGTCTGTATTTCTAACTGCGACAAAATCACCCCGGGGATGCTGATGGCCTCTATGCGCCTGAACATTCCGGTGATCTTCGTTTCCGGCGGCCCGATGGAAGCCGGCAAAACCAAACTGTCGGATCAGATCCTCAAACTGGATCTGGTTGATGCCATGATCCAGGGCGCCGATCCGAAAGTTTCCGACGAACAAAGCGAGCAGATCGAACGTTCCGCCTGTCCGACCTGCGGATCCTGCTCCGGTATGTTCACGGCCAACTCCATGAACTGCCTGACTGAAGCCCTGGGTCTGAGCCAGCCGGGCAACGGCTCCTGTCTGGCCACCCATGCCGACCGTAAGGAACTGTTCCTGACCGCAGGCCAGCGAATTGTCACGCTGACCAAACGCTACTACGAGCAGGACGATGCCAGCGTCCTGCCGCGTAATATCGCCAATAAACAGGCCTTCGAGAATGCCATGGCGCTGGATATCGCCATGGGCGGTTCAACTAATACGGTGCTGCACCTGCTGGCCGCCGCGCAGGAAGGCGAAATCGATTTCACCATGGAAGATATCGACCGCATGTCACGCAAGGTTCCGCACCTGTGCAAGGTGGCGCCATCAACCCAGAAATATCACATGGAAGATGTCCATCGTGCGGGCGGGGTTTACGGCATTCTGGGTGAACTGGATCGGGCTGGACTGCTGCACAATGATGTCCCGAACGTGCTGGGAATGACGCTGGCCGAAGCACTGACGCAGTACGATATCAAGCAAACCGACTCCGAAGCCGTACAGTCTTTCTTCCGTGCCGGTCCGGCCGGGATCCGGACCACACAGGCATTTTCTCAGGACTGCCGCTGGGACAGTCTGGATGATGACCGCGAGAACGGCTGTATCCGCAGCAAAGAACACGCCTTCAGTCAGGACGGCGGTCTGGCGGTGCTGTCCGGTAACATGGCGATTGACGGATGTATTGTCAAAACCGCCGGTGTGGACGAAAGCTGTCTGACCTTTGAAGGCCCGGCGGTTGTATTCGAAAGCCAGGAAACTGCCGTGGAAGGAATTCTGGGCGGCAAAGTCAAAGCAGGCGATGTGGTCATCATCCGCTATGAAGGCCCGAAAGGCGGCCCGGGTATGCAGGAAATGCTGTATCCGACCACCTATCTCAAGTCGATGGGACTGGGCAAGGACTGCGCCCTGATCACCGACGGTCGTTTCTCCGGTGGCACCAGTGGCTTGTCAATCGGTCACGTGTCTCCGGAAGCGGCCAATGGCGGCACCATCGGTCTGATTGAAGACGGCGACCGGGTAGCGATCGACATTCCAAACCGCAGCATCGAACTCAAAGTTGATAACGCGACGCTGGCCAAACGCCGTGCCGCTGCTGATGCACGCGGCTGGAAACCGGTAGATCGCCAGCGTACGGTGTCTTTTGCCCTGCGCGCCTATGCCAACCTGGCCACCAGTGCTGATAAAGGTGCGGTTCGCGACAAATCCAAGCTGGAAGGGTAA